The proteins below are encoded in one region of Eubacterium sp. 1001713B170207_170306_E7:
- a CDS encoding aldehyde ferredoxin oxidoreductase family protein — protein sequence MNGWMGQLIRVDLAAGMIKKEPLNMQAARDFIGARGLGTKYFCDEVDPQVDPLGPDNKMIFMTGPLTGTAASCSGRYEVVAKAPLTGTIGASNSGGHFGPELKFAGYDGIIFENQSDRPVYLYINDGTVELRDASALWGKDVYETTEALEEACGEGARVACIGPTGEQGCLYSAIMNDKHRAAGRGGMGAVMGSKKLKAVVVRGSGGVTVARPEGFMEAITDARAKLKEHPVTGGGLPTYGTEVLVNLINEVGGLPLRNWRDGGVYEKADDTSGEALVDSYLIKNKGCFGCSIGCGRVTRIPDGPFKSMGEGPEYEAGWSYGADCGVNDLAAICKANFLCNQYGMDPITLGSTIACAMELYEKGLLSEEEIGRPLPFGDAQAIVDLTELTGKMEGFGIELAQGSYRLAEKHGAPELSMSVKKQEMPAYDGRAVQGMALEYATSNRGGCHVRGYLTSPEVLGIPLKTDPLLTEGKAPLLKTFQDLTAAVDSSGICLFTTFGIGLPEIAAQYREAVGSDETDEEFLLKGERIWNIEKQFNIAAGVEKDTLPPRLLREALPEGPAKGKVAELEVMLKEYYEVRGWSTEGVPTEEKVQELGL from the coding sequence ATGAACGGATGGATGGGACAATTAATTCGCGTTGACCTGGCAGCAGGGATGATTAAGAAGGAACCGCTTAACATGCAGGCTGCCCGTGATTTTATCGGCGCCCGGGGCCTTGGGACAAAATATTTCTGCGACGAGGTAGACCCACAGGTAGACCCGCTTGGCCCGGATAATAAAATGATCTTTATGACAGGGCCATTGACGGGCACCGCCGCCTCCTGCAGCGGGCGCTACGAAGTCGTGGCAAAGGCTCCGCTGACCGGGACCATCGGCGCTTCAAATTCAGGCGGGCATTTTGGCCCAGAGTTAAAATTTGCAGGCTATGACGGCATTATCTTTGAGAACCAGAGTGACCGTCCGGTGTATTTGTATATCAATGACGGCACGGTGGAGCTCAGAGACGCCTCAGCACTCTGGGGCAAGGACGTTTATGAGACGACCGAAGCACTCGAGGAGGCCTGCGGAGAAGGCGCACGGGTAGCTTGTATCGGCCCGACTGGTGAGCAGGGCTGTCTGTATTCTGCCATCATGAATGATAAGCACCGTGCGGCAGGACGCGGCGGTATGGGTGCAGTGATGGGCAGTAAAAAGCTGAAGGCTGTAGTGGTCCGTGGTAGCGGGGGCGTAACGGTTGCCAGGCCAGAGGGCTTCATGGAAGCCATAACTGACGCCCGTGCCAAGCTAAAGGAGCATCCGGTTACCGGCGGGGGCCTGCCCACCTACGGGACAGAGGTTTTGGTTAACCTTATCAATGAAGTCGGGGGCCTGCCGCTTCGCAACTGGCGTGACGGTGGCGTCTATGAGAAAGCGGACGATACCTCTGGTGAAGCGCTGGTCGATTCCTATCTGATCAAAAACAAAGGCTGTTTTGGCTGTTCTATTGGCTGCGGCCGTGTTACCAGAATACCGGACGGGCCGTTTAAATCCATGGGAGAAGGCCCTGAATACGAAGCAGGCTGGTCTTACGGAGCGGACTGCGGCGTCAATGACCTGGCAGCAATCTGCAAAGCTAATTTCCTGTGTAACCAGTATGGTATGGATCCGATCACCCTGGGTTCCACCATTGCCTGTGCGATGGAGCTCTATGAAAAGGGACTTCTGAGCGAGGAAGAAATCGGGCGTCCGCTGCCCTTTGGCGATGCGCAGGCCATCGTTGATCTGACAGAGCTTACCGGGAAAATGGAAGGCTTTGGTATCGAGCTGGCTCAGGGATCTTACCGTCTGGCAGAAAAGCACGGCGCGCCGGAACTGTCCATGTCGGTTAAAAAACAGGAAATGCCAGCTTACGATGGACGTGCGGTTCAGGGGATGGCTCTTGAATACGCCACTTCTAACCGGGGGGGCTGCCATGTCCGCGGTTACCTGACCTCTCCTGAGGTTCTAGGGATCCCGCTGAAGACAGATCCATTGCTGACAGAAGGAAAGGCCCCGCTGCTCAAAACCTTCCAGGACCTTACAGCTGCAGTGGATTCCAGCGGTATCTGTCTGTTCACGACCTTTGGTATCGGCCTGCCTGAAATTGCGGCACAATACCGTGAAGCCGTAGGTTCAGATGAAACCGATGAGGAATTCCTGTTAAAGGGAGAACGGATTTGGAACATTGAAAAGCAGTTTAATATCGCAGCAGGTGTTGAGAAGGACACACTGCCTCCTAGACTACTGCGTGAAGCCTTGCCGGAAGGCCCGGCAAAGGGTAAGGTAGCAGAGCTTGAGGTCATGCTGAAGGAATACTATGAAGTACGCGGCTGGAGCACAGAAGGTGTGCCCACCGAGGAAAAAGTTCAGGAGCTTGGACTTTAA
- a CDS encoding MoaD family protein, producing MMKVKFFATIRDYTGCRQTDVPVCKDMYTLLHTLSETYGDAFRNHVLSPDGEAPGDEIILMVNGRHIEHLQGLRTPLNENSAVAIFPVVAGG from the coding sequence ATGATGAAAGTAAAATTTTTCGCTACCATCCGGGATTATACAGGCTGCCGTCAGACGGATGTGCCGGTCTGCAAGGATATGTACACACTTCTGCATACCCTCTCTGAAACTTATGGCGATGCTTTCAGAAATCACGTTCTGAGTCCAGACGGAGAGGCGCCGGGAGATGAGATTATCTTAATGGTTAACGGTCGCCATATCGAGCATTTACAGGGGCTTCGAACACCTCTGAACGAAAACAGTGCTGTGGCAATTTTTCCCGTTGTTGCGGGAGGATGA
- the nuoE gene encoding NADH-quinone oxidoreductase subunit NuoE, whose amino-acid sequence MQEITKESIDKILSEYPRDQRHSLAMLQDMQHHFNYIPEEGMKALAEYLECPLSALYSMATFYRALSLKPKGRHIIKLCDGTACHIRGSVNLITGVKRELNIGPGETTVDGLFSLETVNCLGSCALAPVMVIDGVYYGKVTLEKLPEILNQYKELSEGGAEA is encoded by the coding sequence ATGCAGGAAATAACAAAAGAATCAATCGACAAAATCTTATCGGAATATCCCAGAGATCAGCGTCATTCTCTGGCAATGCTGCAGGACATGCAGCATCATTTCAATTATATTCCTGAGGAGGGAATGAAGGCACTGGCCGAATATCTGGAATGCCCGTTATCCGCTTTGTACTCAATGGCGACCTTTTACAGGGCGTTAAGTCTGAAACCAAAGGGCAGGCATATTATTAAGCTCTGTGACGGAACCGCGTGCCATATTCGGGGCTCGGTCAATTTGATTACCGGCGTAAAGCGCGAATTGAATATTGGCCCGGGTGAGACCACCGTGGATGGTCTTTTTTCGCTGGAAACCGTGAACTGTCTCGGATCCTGTGCGCTGGCACCGGTAATGGTGATCGACGGTGTGTACTATGGCAAGGTAACGCTCGAAAAGCTGCCGGAAATTTTAAACCAGTATAAGGAGCTTTCGGAAGGGGGCGCAGAAGCATGA
- a CDS encoding NADH-quinone oxidoreductase subunit NuoF, translated as MKQTVLVCCGTGCRANGSLLVLEALQKAARKHKSDIEVSPLIKSTGCNGFCENGPIVKIEPADISYYKVKPEDAESIIKDTVLGGKVIDKLLYKGNDGKRVRSQHENPFYAPQKKWVLHNIGEIDPTNINDYIARGGYKALEKALAMDADSIIKEVEVSGIRGRGGAGFPTGTKWRQALKYDSDVKYVACNGDEGDPGAFMDRSILEGDPHSVIEGMIICACAIGAGEGYMYIRDEYGLAVENCKIALQQAREKGFLGDSVMGSGKAFDIQIVRGGGAFVCGESTALMASVEGRVGEPRAKYIRSVQRGLWNKPTVLNNVETLANIPRIIQDGGVKFKESGTEKSSGTKVFALVGNVKRTGLVEIPMGSSLRHLIYDIGGGIPGDRPFKAVQTGGPSGGCIPSELLDLPMDFDTLTSYGAMMGSGGVIVMDDRSCMVEVARYYIEFLCDESCGKCTPCREGLRHLLTILTDICEGRGQEGDIELMERIAHTMQDASLCSLGKSAANPVLTTIKYFRDEYEAHINEKRCPAGVCPKLTAFVIDKEACRGCMRCSRACPASAVSGEVKKPHQIDPAKCIACGSCREACNFDAVVAVKRGEA; from the coding sequence ATGAAGCAAACCGTTTTAGTCTGCTGTGGTACCGGGTGCCGGGCCAATGGAAGCCTGCTGGTTTTAGAAGCTCTGCAAAAAGCTGCCAGGAAGCATAAATCCGACATAGAGGTATCGCCGCTGATCAAATCCACTGGCTGCAACGGCTTTTGTGAAAACGGCCCGATCGTTAAAATTGAGCCGGCTGATATTTCCTATTATAAAGTCAAGCCTGAGGATGCGGAGAGTATTATAAAGGATACCGTCCTGGGAGGTAAAGTCATTGACAAGCTCCTGTACAAGGGAAATGATGGAAAACGCGTGCGGTCACAGCATGAAAATCCCTTTTACGCGCCACAGAAAAAGTGGGTGTTGCATAATATCGGAGAGATCGACCCGACGAATATCAATGATTATATCGCCAGAGGCGGCTACAAAGCTTTGGAAAAAGCGCTGGCTATGGATGCGGACAGCATCATTAAAGAGGTGGAAGTCTCAGGAATCCGTGGTCGTGGCGGAGCTGGTTTCCCAACCGGAACCAAATGGCGGCAGGCATTGAAATATGATTCGGATGTAAAATATGTGGCCTGTAACGGTGATGAAGGCGACCCGGGTGCTTTTATGGACCGGTCAATCCTGGAGGGGGACCCCCACTCCGTTATTGAGGGAATGATTATCTGCGCCTGCGCCATCGGCGCTGGGGAAGGCTATATGTACATCCGTGACGAATATGGGCTGGCTGTGGAAAACTGCAAAATCGCATTACAGCAGGCCAGAGAGAAGGGATTTTTGGGCGATTCTGTTATGGGAAGCGGCAAAGCTTTCGATATTCAGATAGTACGTGGAGGCGGCGCCTTTGTCTGCGGCGAGTCCACTGCGCTGATGGCGTCGGTAGAGGGCCGGGTGGGTGAGCCCAGGGCAAAATATATCCGTTCTGTGCAGCGGGGGCTCTGGAATAAACCAACTGTCTTGAACAATGTTGAAACCCTGGCCAACATTCCGAGAATTATCCAGGATGGCGGCGTGAAATTCAAAGAATCAGGAACCGAAAAAAGCAGCGGGACAAAGGTCTTTGCCCTGGTCGGCAATGTTAAACGTACGGGACTGGTAGAGATACCGATGGGGAGCAGCCTGCGGCATTTGATTTATGACATTGGCGGAGGAATCCCGGGAGACCGGCCATTTAAGGCTGTGCAGACCGGCGGTCCATCAGGAGGGTGTATTCCCTCGGAGCTTTTAGACCTGCCCATGGATTTTGATACCCTCACCAGCTATGGTGCCATGATGGGGTCGGGCGGTGTGATTGTCATGGACGACCGAAGCTGTATGGTTGAGGTCGCCCGCTATTACATTGAGTTCTTATGCGATGAATCCTGCGGCAAGTGTACGCCATGCCGCGAAGGCCTGCGCCATCTGCTGACCATTCTGACCGACATTTGTGAGGGACGGGGCCAGGAGGGCGATATTGAGCTGATGGAAAGAATCGCCCATACCATGCAGGATGCATCCTTGTGCAGTCTGGGTAAGAGTGCGGCGAATCCGGTACTGACCACCATCAAATATTTCAGAGACGAGTATGAAGCACATATCAATGAAAAACGCTGCCCAGCCGGCGTTTGTCCGAAGCTGACAGCCTTTGTGATTGATAAGGAAGCCTGCCGTGGCTGCATGCGCTGTTCCAGGGCATGTCCAGCCAGCGCGGTGAGCGGCGAGGTCAAAAAGCCCCACCAAATTGATCCGGCTAAATGTATCGCGTGTGGCAGCTGTCGTGAAGCCTGTAATTTTGATGCGGTGGTCGCAGTGAAAAGGGGTGAAGCATAA
- a CDS encoding 4Fe-4S dicluster domain-containing protein, with protein sequence MEISINGKECTCEKGEFLLEVAKRNGFDIPTLCHHPGLSEQGCCRVCIVEVVENGRSKVVVSCVYPLERPCEVYTDSEKIKEERSVILMLLKTRAPASAEIQAMCDKYGAFETSRLKPVEGEKCILCGLCTKACEALGTGAISTINRGVTKKVATPYENPSVDCIGCTSCAQVCPTGAIEWSEDGETRRIWGQNFALAKCTSCGNIISTKAELRFAGERAGVETNSLCESCRKKSMADVLAHTYGIE encoded by the coding sequence ATGGAAATTAGTATCAACGGAAAGGAATGTACCTGCGAAAAGGGTGAATTCCTGTTAGAAGTTGCGAAACGTAATGGGTTTGATATTCCTACACTGTGTCATCATCCTGGCCTTTCCGAGCAGGGGTGCTGCAGGGTTTGTATTGTAGAGGTGGTGGAAAATGGAAGAAGCAAAGTGGTCGTCTCCTGTGTTTATCCGCTGGAGCGCCCCTGCGAGGTTTATACGGACAGTGAAAAAATCAAAGAGGAACGCTCAGTTATTTTAATGCTGCTAAAAACAAGAGCGCCAGCCAGCGCAGAAATACAGGCGATGTGCGATAAGTACGGTGCCTTTGAAACGTCAAGGCTGAAGCCCGTGGAGGGTGAAAAGTGTATTCTGTGCGGGCTTTGTACCAAAGCCTGCGAGGCTCTGGGCACTGGAGCGATCTCAACCATTAACCGCGGTGTCACTAAAAAAGTTGCGACGCCCTATGAAAACCCGTCAGTTGATTGCATAGGCTGCACAAGCTGTGCCCAGGTGTGCCCTACCGGAGCCATCGAGTGGTCGGAAGACGGCGAAACAAGGAGGATTTGGGGACAAAATTTTGCATTGGCAAAATGTACATCTTGTGGTAATATTATAAGTACAAAAGCTGAGCTTCGCTTTGCGGGAGAAAGGGCAGGTGTGGAGACCAATTCCCTTTGTGAGAGCTGCCGTAAAAAGAGCATGGCTGATGTGCTTGCCCATACCTATGGGATTGAGTAG
- a CDS encoding YwaF family protein encodes MDYFYEHYFAPQNVEPHNRIFSPEHLILSSLLMIFIVAVMVIQTKKHDRCYSQKLIRVLAAVMLALEIFRISWRTYYFGFDLRNVRFDWCNQVCIALPLIVLFKWEKAYPYIDVLAVMGGLMVLIYPLWVFYDYGGIHTMAVQSMVSHGLMVLIALTMPFAADYRPEVRRAWKPMVGLAIIAVIAFIMSHALNENYLLMLGAHGVPVINQIPYPWYWLLVAPALIGLVTLVTKGLSLLDDRLLGKTTAAVKFGTLKNEKI; translated from the coding sequence ATGGATTATTTTTACGAACATTACTTTGCTCCGCAGAATGTTGAGCCGCATAACCGTATTTTTTCACCAGAGCATCTTATTTTGTCATCATTGCTGATGATTTTTATTGTGGCAGTTATGGTCATACAGACCAAAAAACATGACCGGTGCTACAGTCAGAAGCTTATCCGGGTTCTGGCAGCCGTGATGCTGGCGCTGGAAATCTTCAGAATCAGCTGGAGAACCTATTATTTTGGCTTTGACCTCAGAAATGTCCGCTTTGACTGGTGCAATCAGGTTTGTATTGCCCTGCCGCTGATCGTATTGTTTAAGTGGGAAAAAGCATATCCCTATATTGACGTTCTGGCAGTAATGGGCGGGCTTATGGTTCTGATTTATCCGCTGTGGGTTTTTTATGATTACGGCGGCATTCACACCATGGCCGTACAGAGTATGGTGTCACATGGCCTCATGGTTTTAATCGCGCTGACCATGCCCTTCGCGGCGGATTACAGGCCTGAAGTGCGTAGAGCCTGGAAGCCGATGGTGGGCCTTGCCATCATCGCTGTTATCGCGTTTATCATGTCCCATGCCTTGAATGAAAACTATCTTCTGATGCTGGGCGCACACGGTGTGCCGGTGATAAACCAGATACCCTATCCCTGGTACTGGCTGCTTGTGGCGCCGGCTTTGATTGGACTGGTAACGCTGGTGACCAAAGGGTTAAGCCTTCTGGATGACCGGTTGTTGGGAAAAACGACAGCGGCTGTAAAGTTTGGGACGCTGAAGAACGAAAAGATTTAG
- a CDS encoding flavodoxin domain-containing protein, protein MKILIAYHSKNGTSEKCAQLLLKQVGEAELADLKKKTPDFEAYDLIVIGGAIRMGMYTRPVRKALKKFEGILEQKKVIYFINCAFPENKEKYYKDNISEKLRKRTLGCFNFGGEMDLARLTGSDRMIAATVARQSQGSGHPMASIDTRAIEQCAGRIAAIKENI, encoded by the coding sequence TTGAAAATATTGATCGCGTATCACAGCAAAAACGGAACGTCTGAGAAATGTGCCCAGCTGTTACTAAAACAGGTGGGAGAGGCAGAACTGGCTGACCTTAAGAAAAAGACACCAGATTTTGAGGCCTATGATCTTATTGTTATCGGCGGCGCGATCCGTATGGGAATGTACACGCGCCCGGTGCGCAAGGCCCTTAAAAAGTTTGAGGGGATTCTGGAACAGAAAAAGGTGATTTATTTTATTAACTGTGCCTTTCCAGAGAATAAGGAAAAGTATTATAAGGATAATATTTCCGAAAAGCTGAGGAAGCGGACGCTGGGCTGCTTTAACTTCGGCGGCGAAATGGATCTCGCGCGGTTAACCGGGTCAGACCGGATGATCGCGGCAACAGTGGCGCGCCAGTCTCAGGGCAGCGGACATCCGATGGCGTCAATTGACACACGGGCCATTGAGCAGTGCGCTGGCAGAATAGCAGCAATTAAAGAAAATATATAA
- a CDS encoding Sapep family Mn(2+)-dependent dipeptidase: MNFKVDQEQMLRDLKGLLRIASTNGDAGPIDEMTPLGKNINAAIDYMLAIGKRFGFETQNLDGCCGIIDMGKGEEMIGVLVHIDTVPVGDGWRVDPFDATIIDGKIYGRGTNDDKGPAIMALYAMKALKDSGVPVNKRIRLIIGGDEESGTWRCMDRYKETEIIPDYAFSPDASYPVIFAEKGILKVQIHNKTDVTGEDMTLKAGKQINIVPDFAEAEVEGKRYTAKGRPAHAMEPQNGDNALLKLGRELKEAGIQHPFLELLDKANLEGFNIAISDTVSGELTINPAIGRVDEQGSRLECDIRYPVTADVDDIIDRIRQSVDPIGYEADIMQMVPPLYVKKDSPLVQTLLGVYRDITGDRTEPIAIGGGTYARAFDNAVAFGVLFPGEPDMCHQVDEYWSVEDMMVNLQIIAGALAALGVSKRGL; the protein is encoded by the coding sequence ATGAATTTTAAGGTTGATCAAGAACAAATGCTGCGTGACCTGAAGGGTTTGCTGCGCATTGCGAGCACCAACGGGGATGCCGGTCCCATAGACGAGATGACGCCGCTGGGCAAAAATATTAACGCTGCCATTGATTATATGCTGGCCATCGGAAAGCGTTTTGGCTTTGAAACCCAGAATCTGGATGGCTGCTGCGGTATTATTGATATGGGAAAGGGCGAGGAAATGATCGGCGTGCTTGTGCACATCGATACGGTGCCTGTCGGTGACGGCTGGCGTGTTGATCCCTTTGACGCAACCATTATTGATGGAAAAATCTATGGCAGAGGGACCAACGATGACAAAGGTCCGGCGATCATGGCCCTGTATGCCATGAAGGCGTTAAAGGACAGCGGTGTGCCTGTAAATAAGCGCATCCGGCTCATCATCGGCGGTGATGAGGAGAGTGGAACCTGGCGCTGTATGGACCGTTATAAGGAAACCGAGATCATACCAGACTATGCTTTTTCACCCGATGCGTCCTATCCGGTTATCTTTGCGGAAAAGGGTATCCTGAAGGTTCAGATCCATAACAAAACAGATGTTACCGGGGAGGATATGACCCTGAAAGCCGGAAAACAGATCAATATTGTGCCCGATTTTGCCGAGGCCGAGGTGGAAGGAAAAAGGTATACAGCAAAGGGCAGGCCGGCCCATGCCATGGAACCACAAAATGGCGACAATGCCCTGCTGAAGCTGGGGCGCGAGCTTAAAGAAGCCGGTATCCAGCATCCCTTTTTAGAGCTGCTGGACAAGGCAAATCTGGAGGGCTTCAATATTGCCATTTCCGATACAGTTTCCGGTGAGCTGACCATTAATCCAGCCATTGGCAGAGTTGATGAACAGGGCTCAAGGCTGGAATGTGATATCCGTTATCCGGTAACCGCAGATGTGGACGATATTATAGACCGAATCCGCCAGTCGGTTGACCCGATCGGTTACGAGGCGGACATAATGCAGATGGTTCCGCCGCTCTATGTGAAAAAAGACAGCCCCCTGGTACAGACACTGCTTGGCGTGTACCGCGATATAACCGGTGACCGGACAGAGCCCATCGCCATTGGCGGCGGTACCTATGCCCGGGCCTTTGACAACGCTGTAGCTTTTGGCGTGTTATTTCCGGGTGAGCCGGACATGTGCCATCAGGTGGATGAATACTGGAGCGTTGAGGATATGATGGTCAATCTTCAGATTATTGCGGGTGCGCTGGCCGCTCTTGGTGTATCGAAAAGAGGTCTGTAA